A stretch of the Methanomassiliicoccus sp. genome encodes the following:
- a CDS encoding recombinase family protein, with protein MKVALYARVSTNDQGQNPETQLFRLRQIAQARGWEVYKEYIDFASGKNPNRPAFQRLMLDAKAGCFGILFVTRVDRFMRSTKNLFNTLEELDRYHVVLECSEQDIHTGGAFGKFVLSFLSGLAEFERELTLERSKEGTARALAEGKLCHRPKGSKDKKPRKKRSDAGKKKGVVRTPPPLLPQPASNGEGGDSA; from the coding sequence GTGAAGGTCGCTCTCTACGCTAGGGTCTCGACCAACGACCAGGGGCAGAATCCGGAGACGCAGCTCTTCAGGCTTCGTCAGATCGCCCAGGCGAGGGGTTGGGAGGTCTACAAGGAATACATTGACTTCGCCAGCGGAAAGAATCCTAACAGGCCAGCCTTCCAGCGGTTGATGCTGGACGCCAAGGCGGGATGCTTCGGCATCCTCTTTGTAACCAGGGTCGACAGGTTCATGCGGTCGACCAAGAACCTGTTCAACACTCTGGAGGAACTGGACCGGTATCATGTGGTCCTCGAATGCTCCGAGCAGGACATACACACCGGGGGAGCGTTCGGTAAGTTCGTTCTTAGCTTCCTGTCCGGACTAGCGGAGTTCGAGCGGGAACTTACCTTGGAGAGATCGAAGGAAGGGACTGCTCGTGCTCTTGCTGAGGGCAAGCTCTGTCACCGGCCGAAGGGAAGCAAGGACAAGAAGCCGAGGAAGAAACGCTCGGATGCGGGCAAGAAAAAAGGAGTCGTCCGAACCCCACCCCCCCTTTTACCTCAGCCAGCATCGAACGGCGAGGGTGGTGATTCGGCATGA